In Ochotona princeps isolate mOchPri1 chromosome 21, mOchPri1.hap1, whole genome shotgun sequence, a single genomic region encodes these proteins:
- the SEH1L gene encoding nucleoporin SEH1 isoform X1 translates to MFVARSIAADHKDLIHDVSFDFHGRRMATCSSDQSVKVWDKSESGEWHCTASWKTHSGSVWRVTWAHPEFGQVLASCSFDRTAAVWEEIVGESNDKLRGQSHWVKRTTLVDSRTSVTDVKFAPKHMGLMLATCSADGIVRIYEAPDVMNLSQWSLQHEISCKLSCSCISWNPSSSRAHSPMIAVGSDDSSPNTMAKVQIFEYNENTRKYAKAETLVTVTDPVHDIAFAPNLGRSFHILAIATKDVRIFTLKPVRKELTSSGGPTKFEIRIVAQFDNHNSQVWRVSWNITGTVLASSGDDGCVRLWKANYMDNWKCTGILKGNGSPVNGSSQQGNVNSSLGSNIPNLQNSLNGSSAGRCFFAPVDSPRAGSRWSSYAQLLPPPPPVVEHACDADSASLQYPHPRSRYLSQPLNPLPENEGV, encoded by the exons ATGTTTGTGGCGCGCAGTATCGCGGCGGACCACAAGGACCTCATCCATGATGTCTCTTTCGACTTCCACGGCCGGCGGATGGCGACTTGCTCCAGCGACCAGAGCGTCAAG GTCTGGGATAAAAGTGAAAGTGGGGAATGGCATTGCACTGCAAGCTGGAAG ACACATAGCGGATCTGTGTGGCGTGTGACCTGGGCCCATCCTGAGTTTGGGCAGGTGTTGGCTTCCTGTTCTTTTGACCGAACAGCTGCTGTGTGGGAGGAAATAGTAGGAGAGTCAAATGATAAGCTTCGAGGACAGAGTCACTGG GTGAAGAGGACAACTCTGGTGGATAGCAGAACGTCTGTTACCGATGTGAAGTTCGCTCCCAAGCATATGGGTCTCATGTTAGCCACTTGTTCAGCGGACGGGATAGTGAGGATCTACGAGGCCCCGGATGTGATGAATCTCAGCCAGTGGTCCCTGCAGCATGAGATCTCGTGTAAGCTGAGCTGCAGCTGCATTTCCTGGAACCCTTCAAG CTCTCGTGCTCATTCTCCTATGATTGCTGTAGGAAGTGATGACAGTAGTCCAAACACAATGGCCAAAGTTCAGATTTTTGAATACAATGAAAACACCAG GAAATATGCAAAAGCTGAAACTCTTGTGACAGTCACTGATCCTGTACATGATATTGCATTTGCTCCAAACTTGGGGAGATCTTTCCATATTCTGGCAATTGCAACCAAAGATGTGAGGATTTTTACATTAAAACCTGTGAG GAAAGAACTTACTTCTTCTGGTGGGCCAACAAAATTTGAAATCCGTATAGTGGCTCAGTTTGATAACCACAATTCTCAAGTCTGGCGAGTGAGTTGGAACATAACAGGAACGGTGCTAGCCTCTTCGGGCGATGATGGCTGTGTACGATTGTGGAAAG CTAATTATATGGACAATTGGAAGTGCACTGGTATTTTGAAAGGTAACGGGAGCCCAGTGAACGGGAGTTCTCAGCAGGGAAACGTAAATTCTTCCTTAGGTTCAAATATTCCAAATCTTCAAAACTCGTTAAATGGATCGTCtgctggcag GTGTTTCTTTGCCCCTGTGGATTCCCCACGGGCTGGATCGAGATGGTCCAGCTACGCccagctccttcctcctcctcctcctgtggtAGAGCACGCTTGCGATGCTGACAGTGCCAGCCTCCAGTACCCTCACCCTCGCAGCCGATATCTTTCTCAGCCTCTTAATCCCTTACCCGAGAATGAAGGGGTTTAA
- the SEH1L gene encoding nucleoporin SEH1 isoform X2: MFVARSIAADHKDLIHDVSFDFHGRRMATCSSDQSVKVWDKSESGEWHCTASWKTHSGSVWRVTWAHPEFGQVLASCSFDRTAAVWEEIVGESNDKLRGQSHWVKRTTLVDSRTSVTDVKFAPKHMGLMLATCSADGIVRIYEAPDVMNLSQWSLQHEISCKLSCSCISWNPSSSRAHSPMIAVGSDDSSPNTMAKVQIFEYNENTRKYAKAETLVTVTDPVHDIAFAPNLGRSFHILAIATKDVRIFTLKPVRKELTSSGGPTKFEIRIVAQFDNHNSQVWRVSWNITGTVLASSGDDGCVRLWKANYMDNWKCTGILKGNGSPVNGSSQQGNVNSSLGSNIPNLQNSLNGSSAGRKHS; this comes from the exons ATGTTTGTGGCGCGCAGTATCGCGGCGGACCACAAGGACCTCATCCATGATGTCTCTTTCGACTTCCACGGCCGGCGGATGGCGACTTGCTCCAGCGACCAGAGCGTCAAG GTCTGGGATAAAAGTGAAAGTGGGGAATGGCATTGCACTGCAAGCTGGAAG ACACATAGCGGATCTGTGTGGCGTGTGACCTGGGCCCATCCTGAGTTTGGGCAGGTGTTGGCTTCCTGTTCTTTTGACCGAACAGCTGCTGTGTGGGAGGAAATAGTAGGAGAGTCAAATGATAAGCTTCGAGGACAGAGTCACTGG GTGAAGAGGACAACTCTGGTGGATAGCAGAACGTCTGTTACCGATGTGAAGTTCGCTCCCAAGCATATGGGTCTCATGTTAGCCACTTGTTCAGCGGACGGGATAGTGAGGATCTACGAGGCCCCGGATGTGATGAATCTCAGCCAGTGGTCCCTGCAGCATGAGATCTCGTGTAAGCTGAGCTGCAGCTGCATTTCCTGGAACCCTTCAAG CTCTCGTGCTCATTCTCCTATGATTGCTGTAGGAAGTGATGACAGTAGTCCAAACACAATGGCCAAAGTTCAGATTTTTGAATACAATGAAAACACCAG GAAATATGCAAAAGCTGAAACTCTTGTGACAGTCACTGATCCTGTACATGATATTGCATTTGCTCCAAACTTGGGGAGATCTTTCCATATTCTGGCAATTGCAACCAAAGATGTGAGGATTTTTACATTAAAACCTGTGAG GAAAGAACTTACTTCTTCTGGTGGGCCAACAAAATTTGAAATCCGTATAGTGGCTCAGTTTGATAACCACAATTCTCAAGTCTGGCGAGTGAGTTGGAACATAACAGGAACGGTGCTAGCCTCTTCGGGCGATGATGGCTGTGTACGATTGTGGAAAG CTAATTATATGGACAATTGGAAGTGCACTGGTATTTTGAAAGGTAACGGGAGCCCAGTGAACGGGAGTTCTCAGCAGGGAAACGTAAATTCTTCCTTAGGTTCAAATATTCCAAATCTTCAAAACTCGTTAAATGGATCGTCtgctggcag AAAGCACAGCTGA